A genome region from Manis pentadactyla isolate mManPen7 chromosome 5, mManPen7.hap1, whole genome shotgun sequence includes the following:
- the PSMA7 gene encoding proteasome subunit alpha type-7 produces MSYDRAITVFSPDGHLFQVEYAQEAVKKGSTAVGVRGKDIVVLGVEKKSVAKLQDERTVRKICALDDNVCMAFAGLTADARIVINRARVECQSHRLTVEDPVTVEYITRYIASLKQRYTQSNGRRPFGISALIVGFDFDGTPRLYQTDPSGTYHAWKANAIGRGAKSVREFLEKNYTDEAIETDDLTIKLVIKALLEVVQSGGKNIELAVMRRDQPLKILNPEEIEKYVAEIEKEKEENEKKKQKKAS; encoded by the exons ATGAGCTACGACCGCGCCATCACCGTCTTCTCGCCCGACGGCCACCTCTTCCAGGTGGAGTACGCGCAGGAGGCCGTGAAGAAGGGCTCCACCGCG GTTGGTGTTCGAGGAAAAGACATCGTCGTTCTTGGTGTGGAGAAGAAGTCGGTGGCCAAACTGCAGGATGAAAGAACGGTGCGGAAGATCTGTGCGCTGGATGACAATGTCTGCATGGCATTCGCAG GCCTCACTGCCGACGCTAGAATAGTCATCAACAGGGCCCGGGTAGAGTGCCAGAGCCACCGGCTGACCGTGGAGGACCCTGTCACTGTGGAGTACATCACTCGCTACATTGCCAGTCTGAAGCAG CGCTACACGCAGAGCAACGGGCGCAGACCGTTCGGCATCTCCGCCCTTATTGTGGGTTTTGACTTTGATGGCACCCCCAGGCTCTATCAGACTGACCCCTCAGGCACCTACCATGCCTGGAAG GCCAATGCCATAGGGCGGGGTGCCAAGTCAGTGCGCGAATTTCTAGAGAAGAACTATACTGATGAAGCCATCGAGACGGATGACCTGACCATTAAACTGGTTATCAAGGCCCTTCTGGAA GTGGTTCAGTCAGGTGGCAAAAACATTGAGCTTGCAGTCATGCGGCGAGATCAGCCCCTCAAG ATCTTAAATCCTGAAGAAATTGAGAAATACGTTGctgaaattgaaaaagaaaaagaagaaaacgaaaagaagaaacagaagaaagcaTCGTGA